The following coding sequences lie in one Apium graveolens cultivar Ventura chromosome 1, ASM990537v1, whole genome shotgun sequence genomic window:
- the LOC141707082 gene encoding uncharacterized protein LOC141707082: MENQMELKFLEFKQGNMLVAEYEAKFIELSRFVPYHVDTDEKKAKRFQQGLKPYIQNRIAVFEITNYTTLVQKAAIMESGSELYAKDANMKKRKFQNHSERSFEKKVENQSGKRPFVKHENMNVGNRRIENVGARKDNPRFRTPQNSNLLQGRPPLPECKTCGRKHPEECYQANVTFFNCGQKGHYASYCKEKATICYSCGRKGHMAKDCRKQAPKESSRLRLMEPPSNKPTARTFNMTVKDAIVDNDVIAGTLLVNSEDACVLIDSGATRSFISLNFMSKLGIESATLEEVMAVEVANQEVVNVDQRVSVKKPEGKRVMLHGRKQRKKFLTTMEAKRFLRQGFQAYLAHVIDIEKHTPNIKEIPVVNEFEDVFLEELPGLPPDREIEFTIDLAPGTQPISKAPYRMAPIEIKELVTQLQELLEKGVIRPSVSPWGAPTPHEHAEHLRLTLDILRKEKLYAKFLKWEFWMEKVQFLGHIVSREGISVDPEKVEAVANWERPKTPMKVRSFLGLAGYYRSVCVCILGRLKKDPPHRWWRWGAGVVLGEGVAVRGCDGCSVSVRLKERSHRCGGGGGVGMVAGERERGRESEGV, translated from the exons ATGGAGAATCAGATGGAACTTAAGTTTTTAGAATTTAAGCAAGGAAACATGTTAGTAGCtgaatatgaagctaagttcatTGAGCTCTCTAGGTTCGTTCCATACCATGTTGACACTGATGAGAAGAAAGCCAAgcgatttcagcaaggactaaaacctTATATTCAGAACCGCATAGCTGTGTTTGAAATCACCAACTACACCACACTAGTTCAGAAAGCTGCAATTATGGAAAGTGGAAGTGAGCTGTATGCTAAGGACGCAAATATGAAGAAAAGAAAGTTCCAAAACCATAGTGAAAGAAGCTTTGAGAAAAAGGTTGAAAATCAGTCAGGGAAACGACCTTTTGTGAAACATGAGAACATGAATGTTGGAAATAGAAGGATTGAAAATGTTGGTGCTCGAAAGGATAATCCAAGATTCAGGACCCCTCAAAACTCTAACTTGCTTCAGGGCAGACCACCTTTACCTGAGTGCAAAACATGTGGAAGAAAGCATCCTGAGGAGTGTTATCAGGCAAATGTCACTTTTTTCAACTGCGGACAAAAAGGACACTATGCATCTTACTGTAAGGAAAAAGCTACTATTTGTTACTCTTGTGGAAGGAAGGGTCACATGGCTAAAGATTGCCGAAAGCAAGCACCTAAGGAAAGCTCTAGACTTAGACTTATGGAACCTCCAAGCAACAAGCCTACTGCACGCACTTTCAACATGACGGTTAAAGATGCCATTGTTGATAatgatgtgatagcaggtacgcTTCTAGTTAATTCTGAAGATGCGTGTGTTTTAATTGATTCCGGTGCTACAAGATCTTTTATATCTTTGAACTTTATGAGTAAGTTGGGCATCGAGTCAGCTACATTAGAAGAAGTTATGGCCGTAGAAGTAGCAAACCAGGAAGTTGTCAATGTTGATCAA CGAGTAAGTGTGAAAAAGCCAGAAGGTAAACGAGTAATGTTGCATGGACGAAAACAAAGGAAGAAGTTCTTAACCACGATGGAAGCAAAGAGATTCCTTCGGCAAGGATTTCAAGCTTATTTAGCTCACGTAATAGACATAGAAAAGCACACCCCTAATATCAAAGAAATTCCTGTGGTTAATGAATTTGAAGATGTCTTTCTGGAAGAATTACCTGGATTGCCCCCTGATAGGGAGATAGAATTCACGATCGACCTTGCTCCAGGAACACAACCTATTTCTAAAGCACCTTATAGGATGGCACCCATTGAAATAAAGGAATTGGTGACACAACTACAAGAGCTTCTAGAAAAGGGAGTGATTCGTCCTAGTGTGTCTCCTTGGGgagcacca ACACCTCATGAGCATGCGGAACACCTTAGATTGACTTTGGATATCTTAAGGAAAgaaaagttgtatgctaaatttttGAAATGGGAGTTTTGGATGGAGAAAGTGCAATTCTTAGGTCATATAGTAAGTCGTGAAGGAATTTCTGTTGACCCTGAAAAAGTGGAAGCGGTTGCAAATTGGGAACGACCAAAGACACCAATGAAAGTTaggagttttcttggattagctgGCTACTATCGAAG tgtatgtgtgtgtattttGGGGAGGTTAAAGAAGGATCCACCACATCGGTGGTGGCGATGGGGGGCTGGGGTGGTGCTTGGAGAGGGAGTAGCTGTGCGGGGATGTGATGGGTGTAGTGTTTCTGTGAGATTAAAAGAAAGAAGCCACCGCTGCGGCGGTGGGGGCGGCGTTGGCATGGTCGCAGGCGAGAGAGAACGAGGACGGGAGAGCGAGGGAGTGTGA